One Maribacter dokdonensis DSW-8 genomic region harbors:
- a CDS encoding T9SS type B sorting domain-containing protein, with product MLPKQQRYTLYVLFLIVISVIGTTALANSKVSTLYAEVAHVIEKAVSISTTNQPIKENKEALTQKASLAAPAMFNTVIVGADATETCNDNGFTIARFNLCGDYDDRIISLSGGPYSSVIWQELGGSCSPDVNTECPNTTASCYSNVVTGQQTFTLDASSVPSTSGAEYRVLVDGQPYYFKVKKSTITQTYVKQDYICGVDGRIQITNLSSAYEFAIDSGSGFGAWQGAIFSNLAPGTYNVKARLRNTANTCEYPYEPIVIEEKEIEISATFTDALCSGDTGSITVTASNVPGPYKYTLLNSSGVAQEFTAFVSTNPYTFSAVGFGTYTVQVETQQCTGDPLNGIDPPRQNVDVNGNPLTIGAGASALDASTEVNSSFGCSDISSVDITLNTSGGSAPYTFTVNGGPVQPSFGNAATDSGTTTYTVTAAGTYDFVITDSNGCIINASSDVEDLLPPDVTVTGIDGTCSNGGAKLEFTINNGRGYNISYRESAADPWVSTPQISVAAGTYNDIEVRYQQGGFECTLDLPSVTVDTVGSLTGSATKVADVTCSGAGTVGGQIDFVGPFSGGSGSGYEFSIDGVNFSTVTSYTDLAAGTYTPIIRDAGGCRLELTAIDILDVDPPTDLDFAQSNTSCAAGTTDVQLTPTSNAAINRYEIISPAYVDNGTNDTFTGLMTSQAYIFQITDVNGCSYTEGFRPVEISSIRVRVKSGGDLRVCNGATDGTGSFVVDGFANNYTYDINGGLFTGGPQNNNEVALPLSGAGTYTITVTDADTGCTDTTSFDIEEAPVLDLSTSTVTAMSCANGNLGSVRANATGGWGTYRYTLTPPVGSQIGPRSGRTFSNLSAAGTYTLSVEDAEGCTDTFTFDLTPIDAPTIALDGPSSDFCFVAGVGATVAVTSTAGTAAVGTHQYRINGGTLQASASFSGLSPGNYTIEVVDGNDCSDSLPITIEPQLRVNTSIETEIPCGGAPGQIRVQVNGGYTAGAGAKQYEVSSDNGVTFGAAIPLTFNNFLYDTAIPGDYVFRITDNNTTSSGCVAESVAITLNPPQNIAAAHITPRPVSCSSTNNGAVTITPDATSGVPPYEVNFNGNGWGSETVFSNLTVGTYSYLVRDARGCETVADTFDIILDSTPPPATTVSEVQAVCSGSGPVSGGISIDAVTDGTPSFDFIIEDNTGVEITRVEDQSTFPIQILDPSLVTGDYTIITIDANGCTDIDTVTITSNEVVITPIPQPVPLDCDDTAFTYAVNVSGGSGSYQIRLLDQPSFYNLNNTPGVNDHTFSNATDGIQYGVAYTVVVLDVGTGCTYEQEIPPVEGPSSLDVTASSTPGACDINRNGEIAYEITGYTIGDQLRIVLINNEDGSETELEAALTTTGLPYNGTYAELPGDYQILVENLTDTCTDAASVTIDQNLPDIDILQEVPANCNAFGQVTVQGRGGSGGPYEFAFMNNGDVPTGTDWTTDTTFTAPDGDYDVYVRDSSGCTSFDIATIISLDPDLPAPTFTVVNQCDPTSTAFDITVTVPNSLNTPRFTLGGDEQLPTDNGTNWTYTYTVSSPGDYVVDVVDANGCTSQGTATVYDFLSATGDFTTDSTCNDADGEITITTNGGSGDFDYELTGIDYNSNAVAPVLQTNDPVFTGLEPGNYQVVITDRVVNDGTGFCETTVSNIILNQAAQPVIVAQDADDISCRDENDGFIEVIVGPANAMVPFTSQDTPLTYILNDVTSGTTEVTRNNTGAFSGLPAGDYQVQVVTARNCEVLSSVHTINNPDDFSITASAADFSCEPGANRYSSTIITVNVVDAGTIGSGYQYSITGFENYQTGNTFEIIDNGSAQNITVYAIDGNGCQTTFDVPTINPPTDVVPTIIDIDILNCRDDERVRIEVAGTADFTVNTVSVTAVAPVTNLAGNNYVDVFLPDVGDYLFEIVDNTVGCTYPMPVHTVNTPIAPTVLISEAKPVSCAVPGNDGALFITVGDYNGVYDYIVYEATDDARTTPLASGTFDTNNFPDVNGDEARIDNLPGGNLIVDVVSVGNPYCAGISNVANIRTPNGPLQVTAESIGNVSCTNDTGEIVATGTGGWDTTPYEYRLLMSTDNGATYTTEIAAFSNDNEFTGLSFGFYEIEIRDVEGCTNTVEIELEEVPQIVAGIREPQSLDCPNGNNAVLEAYDITSGDAITATAGASGGFPGAGYNYTLLYLSGDDNTAVVSESGLQNTPTFIGDSGGYISAGWYAIEVSSSFGCSFVTEAYYVDPPPPIQPVLVQTRVPGCGGDGEMRMTVENPDPLFTYEYLRVENGVTIGTYQPMTGNSVTISGVQGITYQFDVRKVNAAGACPAIRSNGITMTDATGITLLPNLPDDISCASELDGRIESFVNGGVGEDVFYLYEGDPVDAFNPAATATVVRGPQDNGTFEGLAEGTEYYIAVTSGATCSDIAGPFAIVRPDPIIFDAVPTNVSCNGEEDGTITVSVSAGGEGLIQFAIAPNFNEFFSDSDNPGTYTFDELAAGTYEILIKDDNGCFEKDFITIEEPDQIEVINIDTTPELCIGANNGTVVFDVIGGTPFNDPLVSATPYFEYKIEMIDPVDESGTATFAPYTGEIIEDLQGGASYVIYIQDVNQCTASELFTIDIGVDLTAAPQVQYGCEGIFPTSTTTIQLENDNLLPELMFALDPIDPTDAITANATDEYVWGDLPAGNHIVYIYHENGCTNSVEFSIDGYEPLSLVVDKTGPNEVQASAAGGYGEYEFFFNGQSFGDETIFTTNESGIVNVRVRDARGCELELSVPFEFTGMLEFPNFFTPDGDNLNDIWSPNNRELFDGVVVKIYDRYGRVVAVLDEVSGWDGTYEGKEVPTGDYWYVVNANSDAIKYVGHFTLYR from the coding sequence ATGCTCCCAAAACAACAGCGGTATACGCTGTATGTACTGTTTCTGATTGTTATTTCAGTAATTGGTACTACGGCTCTGGCCAACTCCAAAGTAAGTACTTTGTATGCAGAGGTGGCCCATGTAATCGAAAAGGCTGTTTCGATTTCTACCACAAATCAACCCATAAAAGAAAATAAAGAAGCGCTTACACAAAAAGCTAGCTTAGCAGCTCCTGCAATGTTCAATACGGTTATTGTAGGTGCAGATGCTACCGAAACGTGTAATGATAACGGATTTACAATTGCCCGCTTTAATTTATGTGGGGATTATGATGATCGTATAATAAGTTTATCAGGAGGTCCCTATAGTAGTGTTATATGGCAAGAATTGGGAGGTTCTTGTTCACCTGATGTTAATACGGAATGTCCTAATACCACCGCTTCTTGTTATTCAAATGTTGTAACTGGGCAACAAACCTTTACTCTTGATGCGAGTTCTGTACCCTCTACTTCTGGAGCTGAGTATAGGGTTTTAGTAGACGGACAACCTTATTACTTTAAGGTTAAAAAAAGTACCATTACCCAAACTTATGTAAAACAAGACTATATATGTGGGGTTGATGGTAGAATTCAAATAACAAATCTTTCTAGTGCCTATGAATTTGCTATTGATAGTGGTAGCGGATTTGGAGCTTGGCAAGGAGCTATTTTCTCTAACTTGGCACCTGGTACATATAATGTAAAAGCTAGATTGAGAAATACGGCAAATACTTGTGAATACCCATATGAGCCTATAGTTATAGAAGAAAAGGAAATTGAGATTTCGGCAACGTTTACAGATGCCCTTTGTAGTGGTGATACCGGTAGTATTACCGTAACCGCCTCAAACGTTCCTGGTCCATATAAATATACCTTGCTTAATTCTAGTGGCGTTGCCCAAGAGTTTACCGCTTTTGTTTCTACAAATCCCTACACTTTTTCTGCTGTAGGTTTTGGAACTTATACGGTACAGGTAGAAACACAGCAATGTACTGGTGATCCGTTAAATGGAATTGATCCACCTAGGCAAAATGTTGATGTCAATGGTAATCCATTAACTATTGGTGCGGGTGCTTCTGCTTTAGATGCATCTACGGAGGTAAACAGTAGTTTTGGGTGTTCTGATATCTCAAGTGTAGATATTACCTTAAATACTTCTGGTGGTTCCGCACCCTATACCTTTACGGTTAATGGTGGTCCGGTACAACCTTCTTTTGGAAATGCTGCTACCGATTCTGGTACTACAACTTATACGGTAACTGCAGCAGGAACTTATGATTTTGTAATTACTGATAGCAACGGCTGTATTATAAATGCCTCATCTGATGTAGAAGATCTGTTACCACCAGATGTTACAGTTACAGGTATAGATGGTACATGTAGCAACGGTGGTGCAAAATTAGAGTTCACCATTAATAATGGTAGAGGTTATAATATTTCATATAGGGAAAGTGCAGCTGATCCTTGGGTAAGTACGCCACAGATTTCTGTTGCGGCAGGTACCTATAATGATATAGAGGTAAGATACCAACAAGGAGGTTTTGAGTGTACTTTAGATTTGCCATCTGTAACCGTAGATACTGTGGGCTCATTGACCGGAAGCGCTACTAAAGTGGCAGATGTAACCTGTTCTGGAGCTGGAACGGTAGGTGGTCAAATTGATTTTGTTGGTCCATTTTCAGGAGGCTCGGGTAGTGGTTATGAGTTTAGTATTGATGGTGTAAACTTCTCAACTGTTACTTCGTACACAGATTTGGCGGCAGGAACTTATACACCGATCATTCGTGATGCTGGCGGTTGTAGATTAGAACTTACTGCTATTGATATTTTAGATGTTGATCCACCTACGGATTTAGATTTTGCACAAAGTAATACAAGTTGTGCAGCAGGTACTACAGATGTTCAGTTGACACCTACTAGTAATGCTGCAATAAATAGATATGAAATAATTAGTCCGGCGTATGTTGACAATGGTACTAATGATACGTTTACGGGTTTAATGACCTCACAAGCGTATATCTTTCAAATAACCGATGTTAACGGATGTTCGTATACTGAAGGTTTTAGACCGGTTGAAATAAGTTCTATTAGGGTACGAGTAAAATCTGGTGGCGACTTAAGGGTATGTAACGGTGCAACCGATGGTACGGGGTCCTTTGTTGTAGATGGTTTTGCTAACAATTATACCTATGACATTAATGGTGGATTATTCACTGGAGGACCTCAAAATAATAATGAAGTAGCACTTCCTTTATCAGGTGCAGGTACCTATACCATTACAGTAACCGATGCCGATACCGGTTGTACGGATACTACTTCTTTTGATATTGAAGAGGCTCCTGTTTTAGATTTATCCACGAGTACGGTTACGGCAATGAGCTGTGCCAATGGTAATTTAGGAAGTGTAAGAGCAAATGCAACCGGTGGTTGGGGAACATATAGATATACCTTGACTCCTCCGGTAGGATCACAAATAGGTCCAAGATCTGGAAGAACCTTTAGTAATCTTTCTGCAGCGGGAACATACACATTATCTGTAGAAGATGCTGAAGGTTGTACAGATACCTTCACTTTTGACTTAACCCCAATTGATGCGCCAACTATTGCATTAGATGGTCCGTCTTCAGATTTTTGTTTTGTAGCCGGTGTAGGAGCTACGGTTGCCGTAACCTCCACTGCTGGTACTGCAGCAGTAGGTACGCACCAATATAGAATTAATGGTGGTACTTTACAGGCGAGTGCTTCTTTCTCAGGCCTATCTCCTGGTAACTATACTATTGAGGTGGTAGATGGTAATGATTGCTCGGATAGTTTACCTATCACCATTGAGCCCCAATTAAGGGTAAACACCAGTATTGAAACTGAAATACCTTGTGGAGGAGCTCCTGGTCAAATTAGAGTTCAGGTGAACGGTGGCTATACTGCAGGCGCTGGGGCTAAACAATATGAAGTTAGTTCTGATAACGGGGTAACTTTTGGTGCGGCAATACCATTGACTTTCAACAATTTTTTATACGATACCGCTATACCGGGCGATTATGTCTTTAGAATTACGGATAACAATACTACAAGTAGTGGTTGCGTTGCGGAATCGGTTGCAATAACGTTGAACCCACCACAGAATATTGCGGCAGCCCATATTACCCCTAGACCGGTTAGCTGTAGCTCAACTAATAATGGAGCAGTAACAATAACACCGGATGCAACAAGTGGGGTGCCACCATATGAAGTAAATTTTAACGGAAATGGTTGGGGTTCAGAAACTGTATTTTCAAATTTGACCGTTGGAACGTATTCTTATTTGGTTAGAGATGCTAGAGGTTGTGAAACCGTTGCAGATACTTTTGATATTATTTTGGATAGCACGCCACCACCTGCAACTACGGTTTCAGAAGTACAGGCAGTTTGTAGTGGTAGTGGTCCAGTTAGTGGAGGTATAAGTATTGATGCAGTTACAGATGGTACGCCTAGTTTTGATTTTATTATAGAGGATAATACAGGTGTAGAAATTACTCGTGTAGAGGATCAAAGTACTTTTCCGATCCAAATCTTAGACCCTTCATTGGTAACTGGAGATTATACTATTATTACGATAGATGCCAATGGTTGTACCGATATTGATACGGTTACCATTACATCAAATGAAGTGGTGATTACACCAATTCCGCAACCGGTACCTCTAGATTGTGATGATACTGCTTTCACCTATGCTGTTAATGTTAGTGGAGGTTCAGGGTCTTATCAGATAAGATTGTTGGATCAGCCATCATTCTATAATCTAAATAATACACCAGGGGTCAATGACCATACTTTTAGCAACGCTACAGACGGTATTCAATATGGTGTAGCGTATACTGTTGTAGTATTGGATGTGGGTACTGGTTGTACCTATGAGCAAGAAATTCCACCAGTTGAGGGTCCGTCTTCTTTGGATGTTACGGCATCTTCCACACCTGGTGCTTGTGATATCAACAGAAATGGTGAAATAGCCTATGAAATTACTGGTTATACTATTGGTGATCAGTTAAGAATAGTATTGATCAATAACGAGGATGGATCGGAAACGGAGTTAGAAGCTGCTTTGACAACTACAGGTTTACCTTATAACGGTACCTACGCGGAATTGCCTGGAGATTATCAAATTTTGGTTGAAAATTTAACTGATACTTGTACAGATGCTGCATCCGTGACTATTGATCAGAATTTACCGGATATTGATATTTTACAGGAGGTTCCTGCAAATTGTAATGCCTTTGGTCAAGTTACGGTTCAAGGAAGAGGTGGTTCTGGCGGACCATATGAATTCGCCTTTATGAACAATGGTGATGTGCCTACTGGTACTGATTGGACAACAGATACCACATTTACAGCTCCTGATGGTGATTATGACGTATATGTTAGAGATTCTAGCGGATGTACATCTTTTGATATTGCTACCATTATTTCTTTAGATCCAGATTTACCGGCTCCTACTTTTACCGTTGTTAATCAATGTGATCCTACCTCAACGGCATTTGATATTACCGTTACCGTACCAAATTCTTTGAATACACCGAGATTTACTCTGGGTGGTGATGAACAATTACCTACGGATAATGGTACAAATTGGACTTACACTTACACGGTAAGCAGTCCAGGTGATTATGTAGTAGATGTAGTTGATGCCAATGGATGTACAAGTCAAGGTACTGCCACGGTGTATGATTTCTTATCTGCAACAGGTGACTTTACTACTGATAGTACTTGTAATGATGCTGATGGAGAAATTACAATAACTACCAATGGCGGAAGTGGAGATTTCGATTATGAATTAACAGGTATAGATTATAATTCAAATGCGGTGGCACCGGTCTTACAAACCAATGATCCGGTATTCACTGGTTTAGAACCTGGTAATTACCAAGTTGTAATCACTGACCGTGTTGTAAATGATGGAACTGGTTTTTGTGAAACTACGGTATCTAACATTATTCTTAATCAGGCTGCTCAACCAGTAATTGTTGCTCAAGATGCTGATGATATTAGCTGTAGAGATGAGAATGATGGGTTTATAGAAGTAATAGTTGGTCCTGCAAATGCAATGGTTCCTTTTACTTCGCAAGATACGCCGTTAACCTATATCCTAAATGATGTTACATCTGGTACAACGGAAGTTACAAGGAATAATACGGGAGCCTTTTCAGGTTTGCCTGCGGGAGATTACCAAGTACAAGTAGTTACTGCACGTAACTGTGAGGTGTTGTCTTCGGTACATACCATAAATAACCCCGATGATTTTAGTATTACTGCCAGCGCGGCGGATTTTTCCTGTGAGCCAGGTGCTAATAGATATAGTTCTACCATTATTACCGTGAACGTTGTTGATGCCGGTACCATAGGCTCAGGTTATCAATATAGTATTACCGGGTTCGAGAACTATCAAACAGGTAATACATTTGAAATCATTGATAATGGTTCTGCCCAGAATATTACGGTTTATGCTATAGATGGCAATGGTTGTCAAACTACATTTGATGTGCCTACGATCAATCCGCCAACAGATGTAGTACCTACAATCATAGATATTGATATTTTAAATTGTAGAGATGATGAACGTGTACGTATAGAAGTTGCGGGTACAGCTGACTTTACTGTAAATACGGTTTCGGTTACAGCAGTTGCTCCAGTAACAAATTTAGCCGGAAATAATTATGTAGACGTGTTTTTACCGGATGTTGGTGATTATTTATTCGAAATCGTTGATAATACAGTAGGTTGTACCTATCCAATGCCTGTGCACACGGTTAACACGCCTATTGCACCAACAGTGTTAATAAGTGAGGCTAAACCGGTTAGCTGTGCGGTGCCTGGTAACGATGGAGCATTGTTCATCACCGTAGGTGATTATAATGGTGTATATGATTACATCGTTTATGAGGCTACTGATGATGCTAGAACAACTCCTTTGGCTTCAGGAACTTTTGATACCAATAATTTCCCTGATGTTAATGGCGATGAAGCCCGTATAGATAATTTACCTGGTGGTAATTTAATTGTAGATGTGGTTTCTGTGGGTAATCCATATTGTGCAGGTATCAGTAATGTTGCCAATATTAGAACACCTAACGGTCCGCTACAAGTTACGGCAGAGTCTATAGGAAATGTTAGCTGTACCAATGACACAGGTGAAATTGTTGCTACAGGTACTGGTGGTTGGGACACTACTCCTTATGAGTATAGATTGTTAATGAGCACGGATAATGGTGCTACTTATACCACTGAAATTGCTGCATTTTCCAATGATAATGAATTTACCGGCTTGTCATTCGGTTTCTATGAGATAGAAATTAGGGATGTAGAAGGGTGTACAAATACAGTGGAAATAGAATTAGAAGAAGTACCGCAAATAGTTGCCGGTATAAGAGAACCACAGAGTTTAGATTGTCCCAATGGTAATAATGCGGTTTTAGAAGCTTATGATATTACGTCTGGTGATGCTATTACTGCAACGGCAGGAGCAAGTGGTGGTTTTCCTGGTGCAGGTTACAATTATACATTATTGTATTTAAGTGGTGATGATAATACGGCTGTAGTATCTGAAAGTGGTTTGCAGAATACACCAACCTTTATTGGAGATAGTGGAGGGTACATTAGTGCTGGCTGGTACGCAATAGAAGTTTCGTCTAGTTTTGGATGTTCTTTTGTTACCGAAGCTTATTATGTAGATCCACCACCACCAATTCAGCCGGTATTGGTACAGACAAGAGTGCCTGGTTGTGGAGGGGATGGCGAAATGAGAATGACCGTTGAAAACCCTGACCCTTTGTTTACTTATGAATATTTAAGGGTAGAAAACGGTGTTACCATTGGTACCTATCAACCAATGACAGGGAATTCTGTTACTATATCTGGAGTACAGGGTATTACTTATCAATTTGATGTGAGAAAGGTAAATGCAGCAGGTGCTTGCCCCGCAATTAGATCAAACGGTATTACTATGACCGATGCTACGGGAATAACGTTATTGCCTAACTTACCAGATGATATTTCTTGTGCATCTGAATTGGATGGTAGAATAGAATCTTTTGTGAACGGCGGTGTAGGTGAAGATGTGTTCTATTTATACGAAGGTGATCCTGTTGATGCTTTTAATCCGGCAGCTACTGCAACAGTGGTAAGAGGTCCCCAAGATAACGGTACATTTGAAGGTTTAGCTGAAGGAACCGAATACTATATAGCGGTAACTAGTGGAGCTACTTGTAGTGATATTGCTGGTCCGTTCGCAATAGTTAGACCTGATCCTATAATTTTTGACGCCGTGCCTACAAATGTTTCATGTAACGGTGAAGAGGATGGTACTATAACCGTATCTGTTAGCGCCGGTGGTGAAGGGTTAATACAGTTTGCGATTGCTCCTAATTTTAATGAGTTCTTTAGTGATTCGGATAACCCTGGTACATATACTTTTGATGAGTTGGCGGCAGGTACGTATGAGATTTTGATCAAGGATGATAATGGCTGTTTTGAAAAGGATTTTATTACTATTGAAGAGCCTGATCAAATAGAGGTGATCAATATAGATACTACACCTGAGTTGTGTATAGGTGCAAATAATGGTACTGTGGTATTTGATGTCATTGGAGGTACTCCTTTCAATGATCCTTTAGTAAGTGCTACACCATATTTTGAATATAAAATAGAAATGATCGATCCGGTAGATGAATCGGGTACCGCCACGTTTGCACCCTATACTGGTGAAATAATAGAAGACCTACAAGGTGGTGCATCTTATGTTATCTATATACAAGATGTAAACCAATGTACGGCTTCAGAATTATTTACTATAGATATTGGAGTAGATTTAACGGCAGCACCTCAGGTGCAATATGGTTGCGAAGGTATATTCCCAACCAGTACAACCACTATTCAACTGGAAAATGATAATCTTTTGCCAGAACTAATGTTTGCTCTGGATCCAATAGATCCTACAGATGCTATTACGGCTAATGCTACGGATGAGTATGTATGGGGAGATTTACCTGCCGGTAATCACATTGTATATATTTATCATGAAAATGGTTGTACCAATAGTGTTGAGTTCAGTATAGATGGTTATGAGCCATTAAGTTTGGTGGTTGATAAAACTGGTCCCAATGAAGTTCAAGCTTCTGCCGCTGGTGGTTATGGAGAGTATGAATTCTTTTTCAACGGACAATCTTTTGGAGATGAGACCATATTTACGACTAATGAAAGCGGAATTGTAAATGTTCGTGTTAGAGATGCAAGAGGTTGTGAACTGGAGCTTAGCGTACCTTTTGAATTCACCGGAATGTTAGAATTTCCTAATTTCTTTACACCTGATGGTGATAACTTGAATGATATTTGGTCTCCAAATAATAGAGAGCTATTTGATGGTGTAGTGGTTAAAATTTACGATCGTTACGGTAGGGTAGTAGCTGTACTGGATGAGGTCAGTGGCTGGGACGGAACCTATGAAGGTAAAGAGGTACCTACGGGTGATTATTGGTATGTTGTAAATGCCAACAGTGATGCCATCAAATATGTAGGTCACTTTACATTGTATAGATAA
- a CDS encoding PQQ-dependent sugar dehydrogenase has translation MKNSIIIPLLFVVTLNFSCAQNLENKVNTPKEMFFTPELFVDELQIPWGFTFLPDNSLLITEKEGKLIHFNKGKKSIIGNIPEVYNRGQGGLLDIALHPKYKENGWIYLTYASVEGKEKGGHTALMRAKLKNNSLTEQQVLYKATPNTTKGQHFGSRIAFDKNGFLYFSIGERGDRDTNPQDIKRDGGKIYRLHDDGRIPADNPFQDVKGAKTAIYSYGHRNPQGLIMHPVTGEIWDHEHGPRGGDEINIIKKGANYGWPLVTYGINYGGTPITDKTEMKGMEQPIHYWVPSIAPSGMTYVTSDIYKNWKGSILVGSLAFQYLERLILDGNKVIAREKLMDGMGRVRAVHEGPDGLIYVAVEGKGIYKLIPKS, from the coding sequence ATGAAAAATAGTATTATCATCCCGCTTTTATTCGTTGTAACGCTTAATTTTTCTTGCGCACAAAACCTTGAAAATAAAGTAAATACCCCAAAAGAGATGTTTTTTACCCCTGAGCTGTTCGTCGATGAGCTACAGATTCCATGGGGCTTTACATTCCTTCCCGACAATAGTTTATTAATCACTGAAAAAGAAGGGAAATTGATACATTTTAACAAGGGCAAAAAATCGATAATCGGTAATATTCCTGAAGTTTATAATAGAGGTCAGGGCGGACTTTTAGATATTGCATTGCACCCAAAGTACAAAGAAAATGGTTGGATCTATTTAACCTATGCCTCTGTAGAAGGAAAGGAAAAAGGAGGGCACACTGCCCTAATGAGAGCAAAATTAAAGAACAACTCATTGACTGAACAGCAAGTATTGTACAAAGCAACACCTAACACTACCAAAGGACAACATTTTGGATCTAGAATTGCCTTTGACAAAAACGGTTTTCTATACTTTTCTATAGGTGAACGTGGCGACAGGGATACCAACCCGCAAGACATTAAAAGAGATGGGGGCAAAATTTACCGTTTGCACGATGATGGACGTATACCTGCAGACAATCCCTTTCAGGATGTCAAAGGTGCCAAAACAGCTATTTATAGCTATGGACACCGAAATCCCCAAGGCTTGATCATGCACCCCGTAACAGGAGAAATTTGGGACCATGAACACGGACCGCGAGGTGGCGATGAAATCAATATCATTAAAAAAGGTGCAAATTATGGTTGGCCATTAGTTACTTATGGCATTAATTACGGCGGAACACCTATTACTGATAAAACCGAAATGAAAGGTATGGAACAGCCTATTCATTATTGGGTACCCTCTATTGCACCTAGCGGCATGACTTATGTTACTAGTGACATCTACAAAAACTGGAAAGGGAGTATATTGGTAGGATCTTTGGCTTTCCAATATTTAGAACGATTGATTTTGGACGGTAATAAAGTAATTGCTAGGGAAAAATTAATGGACGGTATGGGAAGAGTTCGTGCCGTACATGAAGGTCCGGACGGATTAATTTATGTAGCTGTTGAAGGAAAAGGAATCTATAAATTGATTCCGAAAAGCTAA
- the murQ gene encoding N-acetylmuramic acid 6-phosphate etherase, with protein MDYKKITETPSNHNNLELMDTQTILHKMNEEDKKVALAVEKTIPQVTKLVDALAERFAKGGRLFYIGAGTSGRLGILDASEIPPTFGMPHERVVGLIAGGDTAIRKAVENAEDATQQAWVDLMMHDINDTDVVVGIAASGSTPYVIGGLEDAKKNGILTAAITNNPGAPIAKIANIPIEINVGPEFLTGSTRMKSGTSQKLVLNMISTALMIKIGRVKGNKMVNMQLSNDKLVDRGTRYIMEGLDIDYTEAAALLKKHGSVKLAIDAGKQ; from the coding sequence ATGGATTATAAAAAAATCACCGAAACTCCTTCTAATCATAATAATTTGGAGTTAATGGATACCCAGACCATTCTTCACAAAATGAACGAAGAGGATAAGAAAGTGGCATTGGCGGTAGAGAAAACTATTCCACAGGTTACTAAGCTTGTAGATGCTTTGGCAGAACGTTTTGCAAAAGGAGGTAGGCTATTTTATATTGGGGCCGGAACCAGTGGGCGTTTAGGTATTCTTGACGCTTCTGAAATACCCCCAACTTTTGGTATGCCACATGAACGCGTAGTTGGTTTGATTGCAGGCGGAGATACGGCTATAAGAAAAGCTGTAGAAAATGCTGAAGACGCCACACAGCAGGCATGGGTAGATTTAATGATGCATGATATCAATGATACCGATGTTGTAGTCGGTATTGCGGCATCTGGTAGTACTCCTTATGTAATTGGGGGACTGGAAGATGCAAAGAAAAATGGAATTTTAACGGCTGCAATTACCAACAATCCTGGCGCTCCTATTGCAAAAATTGCGAATATTCCCATTGAAATTAATGTGGGACCTGAATTTCTGACCGGGAGCACTAGAATGAAAAGCGGTACATCTCAAAAACTAGTATTGAATATGATATCTACTGCCTTAATGATTAAAATAGGTAGGGTGAAGGGGAACAAGATGGTAAACATGCAATTGAGCAATGATAAGCTTGTTGATCGTGGTACGCGTTATATTATGGAAGGTCTTGATATTGATTATACCGAAGCTGCTGCCTTATTGAAAAAGCATGGGTCTGTTAAACTGGCTATAGATGCAGGTAAACAATAA